From a single Sphingobium lignivorans genomic region:
- a CDS encoding bile acid:sodium symporter yields the protein MPRLRSLFDPFIIALLCTVVLASLLPARGQWAGVAEGAADAGIVLLFFLHGAKLSREAIWQGARNWRVQIATLLVTFGVFPLLGLGFSALPLLSAPLAAGLLFLTLLPSTVQSSIAFTAIARGNVAAAVCAASFSNLVGIFLTPLLVALLMGATTGGISLASVEAIVLQLLLPFIIGHLLRPWIGGFVTRHKSILSLVDRGSILLVVYSAFGAAVVEGIWHRVSVDDLLLLTLICLLLLGLVLGLTAALGRVLNLPRGDAAVLLFCGSKKSLASGVPMAGVLFPAAQVGMVLLPVMLFHQLQLIACALIAGRMGRRALAAEGLEPGPHIRQ from the coding sequence ATCCCCAGACTCCGCTCCCTGTTCGATCCCTTCATCATTGCGCTGCTCTGCACTGTCGTGCTTGCCAGCCTGCTGCCCGCGCGCGGGCAATGGGCAGGCGTTGCGGAAGGCGCGGCGGATGCGGGAATCGTGCTCCTGTTCTTCCTTCACGGCGCCAAGCTCTCCCGCGAAGCCATCTGGCAAGGCGCGCGCAACTGGCGGGTGCAGATCGCCACGTTGCTCGTCACGTTCGGCGTCTTTCCACTGCTCGGGCTCGGCTTCAGCGCGCTCCCCCTGCTGTCCGCGCCGCTTGCGGCAGGACTGCTGTTCCTCACCCTCCTGCCCTCGACCGTGCAGTCCTCCATTGCCTTCACCGCCATCGCGCGGGGCAATGTCGCGGCGGCAGTCTGCGCGGCATCCTTCTCCAATCTGGTCGGCATCTTCCTGACGCCCCTGCTGGTCGCGCTGCTGATGGGCGCCACGACCGGCGGCATCTCGCTCGCCTCAGTGGAAGCCATCGTGCTGCAGCTGCTCCTACCCTTCATCATCGGTCATCTTCTGCGCCCCTGGATCGGCGGCTTCGTCACGCGCCACAAGAGCATCCTCTCGCTGGTCGATCGCGGCTCGATCCTGCTGGTGGTCTACAGCGCCTTCGGCGCAGCGGTGGTCGAGGGCATCTGGCACCGGGTCTCCGTCGACGATCTCCTGTTGCTGACCTTGATCTGCCTGCTGTTGCTGGGCCTCGTGCTGGGACTCACGGCTGCACTTGGCCGCGTCCTCAACCTGCCACGCGGCGACGCCGCCGTGCTGCTGTTCTGCGGCTCCAAGAAGAGCCTCGCCTCCGGCGTGCCGATGGCGGGCGTTCTGTTCCCTGCCGCACAGGTCGGCATGGTGCTGCTACCGGTCATGCTGTTCCACCAGTTGCAGCTCATCGCCTGCGCCCTCATCGCGGGCAGGATGGGCCGTCGCGCGCTGGCGGCGGAGGGCCTGGAGCCGGGGCCGCACATTCGGCAATGA
- a CDS encoding adenosine deaminase — MNDLDRFITGLPKAELHLHIEGSLEPELMFALARRNRIAIPFRSVEEVRAAYDFSNLQDFLNIYYAGADVLRTEEDFHDLAVAYFDRAAADGVVHAEIFFDPQTHTDRGIPFDVVMRGLLAGMADARARHGLTAKLILCFLRHLDEEAALATFRAAEPWLDYIEGVGLDSSEVGHPPSGFVRVFAAAADAGLRRVAHAGEEGPPAYILEALDLLGIDRLDHGNRALEDPLLTARLAREAMTLTVCPLSNFKLRVVKEMGDHPIDRMLALGLRATINSDDPAYFGGYIADNYRAVAAARGLDRRDLVTLARNSFLGSFLDDGQVSAHLAQLDSYVNGPP; from the coding sequence ATGAACGATCTCGACCGCTTCATCACCGGCCTGCCCAAGGCGGAGCTTCACCTCCACATCGAAGGCAGCCTCGAGCCGGAGCTGATGTTCGCGCTCGCTCGTCGCAACAGGATCGCCATCCCCTTCCGCTCTGTCGAGGAGGTGCGTGCCGCCTATGACTTCTCGAACCTCCAGGACTTCCTGAACATCTATTATGCGGGGGCCGACGTCCTGCGGACGGAAGAGGATTTTCATGATCTCGCCGTTGCCTATTTCGATCGTGCGGCCGCTGACGGCGTGGTCCATGCCGAGATCTTCTTCGATCCCCAGACCCACACGGACCGGGGCATTCCCTTCGACGTCGTCATGCGCGGGCTGCTCGCGGGAATGGCGGATGCGCGCGCACGGCACGGCCTGACCGCGAAACTGATCCTCTGCTTCCTGCGCCACCTCGACGAGGAAGCCGCGCTGGCGACGTTCCGCGCCGCCGAGCCCTGGCTCGACTATATCGAAGGCGTCGGCCTCGATTCCTCGGAAGTGGGCCATCCGCCATCCGGCTTCGTCCGTGTCTTCGCCGCGGCGGCGGATGCAGGACTGCGGCGGGTTGCCCATGCCGGCGAGGAAGGGCCGCCTGCCTACATCCTCGAAGCACTCGACCTGCTGGGGATCGACCGGCTCGACCATGGCAATCGCGCGCTCGAGGACCCGTTGCTGACAGCCCGGCTGGCGCGCGAGGCCATGACGCTCACCGTCTGCCCTCTCTCCAACTTCAAGCTTCGCGTGGTGAAGGAGATGGGCGACCACCCCATCGACCGCATGCTGGCGCTGGGGCTCCGGGCTACCATTAATTCGGACGATCCGGCCTATTTCGGCGGCTATATCGCCGATAATTATCGCGCCGTCGCGGCTGCGCGCGGTCTCGACCGGCGGGACCTCGTCACGCTCGCGCGCAACAGTTTCCTGGGTTCTTTCCTTGATGACGGGCAGGTTTCGGCGCATCTGGCGCAGCTCGACTCCTATGTGAACGGTCCCCCGTGA
- a CDS encoding phosphoribosyltransferase, which produces MTVEKRYLTADELLADSFRLANLILDAGFRPTHIVGIWRGGAPVGIAVQELLEYHGVNADHIAIRTASYTGIDRQEPEVRVYSLGYLIDTLEPTDRLLVIDDVFDSGRSIDAFLRELRARCRHNTPETIRIATVYYKPARTKVPLKPDFYVHRTDEWLVFPHEIDGLSHEEIRRHKPDAALILRED; this is translated from the coding sequence ATGACCGTCGAGAAGCGCTATCTCACAGCTGATGAACTGCTGGCGGACTCCTTTCGCCTCGCCAATCTCATTCTCGACGCCGGCTTCCGTCCCACTCACATCGTCGGCATCTGGCGCGGCGGGGCGCCCGTGGGCATCGCCGTACAGGAGCTGCTCGAATATCATGGCGTCAATGCCGACCATATCGCGATCCGCACGGCCTCCTACACCGGTATCGACCGGCAGGAGCCCGAAGTACGCGTCTATTCGCTGGGCTATCTCATCGATACGCTGGAGCCGACAGACCGCCTGCTGGTGATCGATGACGTGTTCGACAGCGGCCGCTCGATCGACGCCTTCCTGCGCGAATTGCGCGCGCGTTGTCGCCACAACACGCCCGAGACGATCCGCATCGCGACGGTCTATTACAAGCCGGCCCGCACGAAGGTGCCGCTCAAGCCGGATTTCTATGTCCACCGCACGGACGAGTGGCTGGTCTTCCCTCACGAAATCGATGGGCTGAGCCATGAGGAAATCCGCCGGCACAAGCCGGACGCGGCGCTCATCCTGCGCGAGGATTGA